The following are encoded in a window of Lacinutrix sp. WUR7 genomic DNA:
- a CDS encoding prolipoprotein diacylglyceryl transferase, giving the protein MYPELFKFHLSDFLASLFGVQEVTVYTYATLIALGTLIAALYTKRTAKRELGISNLPNSFFYGIFVAGFVGGKLFYYLQDPLLYMQKPSLMSDNFSGGFVFYGSFVVIIPYVIWYLKKHDIPVLPMLDIFAITTTIVHAIGRLGCFAAGCCYGAPTDSGIGLVFPTTHGISVHPTQLYEVTLLLVIMISLLVIKKYKQFNGQIFFLYLMIYAFGRGILELFRGDDRGFVIENLLSHSQFIGICLIAISTYFYYIFYKQNNVNTINI; this is encoded by the coding sequence ATGTATCCCGAACTATTCAAATTCCATTTATCCGATTTTTTGGCAAGCCTTTTTGGTGTGCAGGAAGTTACCGTTTATACCTATGCAACTTTAATTGCATTAGGTACATTAATAGCAGCGCTATATACTAAGAGGACAGCAAAAAGAGAGTTGGGAATAAGTAACTTACCTAATTCCTTTTTCTATGGGATTTTTGTTGCAGGTTTTGTTGGTGGAAAGTTGTTTTACTATTTACAAGATCCTTTGTTATACATGCAAAAACCAAGTTTAATGTCTGATAATTTTTCAGGAGGTTTTGTGTTTTATGGATCGTTTGTAGTGATTATCCCTTATGTTATTTGGTATTTAAAAAAGCACGACATTCCTGTTTTACCAATGCTAGATATATTTGCAATCACGACTACTATCGTGCATGCCATAGGTCGATTAGGTTGTTTTGCTGCAGGATGTTGTTACGGAGCGCCAACAGATAGTGGTATCGGATTAGTTTTTCCAACAACACATGGTATTTCCGTACATCCAACACAATTGTATGAAGTGACGCTATTACTAGTAATTATGATATCGTTATTAGTAATTAAAAAGTACAAACAATTTAATGGACAGATTTTCTTTCTCTATTTAATGATATATGCTTTTGGAAGAGGAATATTAGAGCTTTTTAGAGGAGACGATAGAGGTTTTGTAATTGAAAATTTATTGTCACACTCCCAGTTTATAGGAATATGCCTAATCGCTATTTCGACATATTTCTATTATATTTTTTATAAACAAAATAACGTAAACACAATTAATATATAA
- a CDS encoding putative metal-binding motif-containing protein, which translates to MKRQFLKTILPIMLLVVAIFIIGAGCSDPGPDSQSWYLDNDGDGYGTREDINWHAPPQPPGYADNPDDCDDTNASVYPGATEIPDNNVDEDCNDLLGITFYKDSDGDGFGDPDAGNVFEINFGDPAPNGMVYNNADCDDNNAMINPKADEILGNDIDDNCDGFVDIMEYYSDADGDGYGDVNVLPPNAIGVHNNLDCDDTNPEVHPYAVEVENGIDDNCDGITDELF; encoded by the coding sequence ATGAAAAGACAATTTTTAAAAACAATTTTACCAATAATGCTATTGGTAGTAGCAATATTTATAATAGGGGCTGGATGTTCTGATCCTGGACCAGATAGTCAGAGTTGGTATTTAGATAATGACGGTGATGGCTACGGTACACGTGAAGATATAAATTGGCATGCGCCTCCGCAACCCCCTGGATATGCAGATAATCCGGACGATTGTGATGATACCAATGCAAGTGTTTATCCAGGAGCAACAGAAATTCCAGATAATAACGTTGACGAAGACTGTAACGACCTTTTAGGTATTACCTTTTATAAAGATTCCGATGGTGATGGCTTTGGAGATCCAGATGCTGGAAATGTTTTTGAAATTAATTTTGGAGACCCTGCACCAAATGGGATGGTGTATAATAATGCCGATTGTGATGATAACAATGCTATGATAAACCCAAAAGCAGATGAAATTCTTGGTAATGATATTGACGATAACTGTGATGGTTTTGTAGATATTATGGAATATTATTCCGATGCCGATGGTGATGGCTATGGAGATGTAAACGTATTACCACCAAATGCAATAGGAGTACATAATAATTTAGATTGTGATGATACTAACCCTGAAGTACATCCGTATGCTGTGGAAGTTGAAAATGGGATTGATGATAATTGTGATGGAATAACAGATGAGCTTTTTTAA
- a CDS encoding histidine kinase, whose product MKHKKRHITMLSLWIWRLFSVFPIFFKQKERTAKLKTLAFFAYFSVATSLAQQYTNYSTKNGLPSNHVYTIIQDAKGFMWFLTDKGMTRFNGNQLITFTTKDGLPNNDVWDAYPTPDGNVWYMSKSASLGYVKEDSIRSFPNSNKNKIINPIYSSQVGDSVFPSGPNRTFTLKDNQWIGESVKSLNTFFLDRIKVRQSNVANIAFKEKGEIELYDKKNNVITSFYSKDIHGKTGARGQLNDSLFFWTTNKNYSILNFNTLKVKTIHLKKSIGIDEVKNLRINLVNGGLQISGNGFVAKLDEKYEIVNPFFFPKNMQGHFGFIDKLNTIWIATFNNGVYKLPYVKKNVKYELLNDKIQSFNIIDKELIVGVYEKGFYKYHKKEKVFKEFIKSKDYVFGASQIKPINTNFYLFKNTILKEVNGVVSLLDLSEIYKQEYVINELGRKLLYFDDKLYGNFSFGINQLNLNSLKIEKEFRQKGANDIVCFKDRLLIATTNGLKEIKNDSLHPIIFENKTFNKSILSIKKMDDTNIIINTDGFGAYISDLKEIKPLVSTAFLIVEEAFIQDENLWLATNTGVLKFTKNNSDYQLEKQFTIEDGLPTDHINTVFVDDENLIVGTNNGIAILPKKKESIPQLLDVYIDKAKYNKKHITTDNATFKYTENNNVNITVANIDFSENNTDFLYDFKLEPSQKEWTTTNTNIFNFNNLQPDSYIFHFKSGNINKQLRFTIKPLWWQTFWFKGLVILFGVFLVALISRFFVRRSQFKKNQKIFEDKRLSELQLKALRSQMNPHFVFNSLSAIQYYIGENDFEASETYLVKFSKLIRQFFELSKENEISLAIEISLLNNYLEIEKLRFKEKLNFTINVDPSLDKENTKIPTMLLQPIVENAVNHGVFNKMENGLVALRFIYIDTQTFKVEIIDDGVGFVNTKKRQNKNVKSSNVLKDRLHFLNYSEKWQISYKEEEVHPNKKDKGNKSVFLIKIIK is encoded by the coding sequence TTGAAACATAAAAAACGCCATATCACAATGCTATCCCTTTGGATATGGCGTTTATTTTCAGTGTTTCCTATTTTTTTTAAACAGAAGGAAAGAACAGCAAAACTAAAAACTCTAGCTTTCTTTGCCTATTTTTCGGTAGCAACTTCCTTAGCACAACAATACACCAATTATTCTACAAAAAATGGTTTACCAAGTAATCATGTATATACTATTATACAAGATGCTAAAGGCTTTATGTGGTTTTTAACCGATAAGGGAATGACCAGGTTTAATGGAAACCAATTAATAACATTTACAACAAAAGATGGATTGCCAAATAATGATGTTTGGGATGCGTATCCAACTCCAGATGGTAACGTTTGGTATATGTCTAAATCTGCAAGTCTAGGGTATGTAAAAGAAGATTCTATTCGATCCTTTCCTAATAGCAATAAAAACAAAATTATTAATCCCATATATTCTTCTCAAGTTGGTGATTCTGTTTTTCCGTCTGGTCCAAATAGAACCTTTACGTTAAAAGACAATCAATGGATTGGTGAGTCGGTTAAATCATTAAACACTTTTTTTTTAGACAGAATAAAAGTAAGACAAAGTAATGTGGCTAATATTGCCTTTAAAGAAAAGGGAGAAATAGAATTATACGATAAAAAAAATAATGTAATAACTAGTTTTTATTCTAAAGACATCCATGGAAAAACTGGAGCTAGAGGACAATTAAATGATAGTTTGTTTTTCTGGACCACAAATAAAAATTATTCGATACTTAATTTTAATACCTTAAAAGTAAAAACAATTCATTTAAAAAAATCTATAGGTATAGATGAGGTTAAAAATCTTCGAATTAATTTAGTGAATGGAGGATTGCAAATTTCGGGTAACGGATTTGTAGCAAAACTAGATGAAAAATATGAAATAGTTAATCCGTTCTTCTTTCCTAAAAATATGCAAGGCCATTTTGGTTTTATAGATAAATTGAATACCATTTGGATCGCAACTTTTAATAACGGCGTTTACAAGCTGCCTTATGTAAAGAAAAATGTAAAATATGAATTACTTAATGATAAAATTCAAAGCTTTAATATAATTGATAAAGAGTTAATTGTAGGAGTATATGAAAAGGGATTTTATAAATACCATAAAAAAGAAAAGGTCTTTAAAGAATTTATTAAAAGTAAAGATTATGTTTTTGGTGCAAGCCAAATAAAACCAATAAACACCAATTTTTACTTGTTTAAAAATACCATTTTAAAAGAAGTAAATGGAGTTGTTTCTTTATTAGATCTTTCCGAAATCTATAAACAAGAATATGTCATAAATGAATTAGGGAGAAAACTATTGTATTTTGATGACAAATTATATGGTAACTTTTCCTTCGGAATTAATCAACTAAATTTAAATTCTTTGAAAATTGAAAAAGAATTTCGTCAAAAAGGAGCAAATGATATTGTATGTTTTAAAGACCGTTTATTAATAGCAACTACCAATGGTTTAAAGGAAATTAAAAATGATTCCTTACACCCTATAATATTTGAGAATAAAACATTTAATAAATCTATTTTAAGTATTAAAAAAATGGATGACACTAATATCATAATTAATACGGATGGTTTTGGTGCGTATATTTCAGATTTAAAAGAGATAAAACCTTTGGTTTCTACTGCATTTTTAATTGTTGAAGAAGCTTTTATTCAAGACGAAAATTTATGGCTAGCAACAAATACTGGCGTTCTAAAATTTACAAAAAATAATAGTGATTATCAATTAGAAAAACAATTTACAATAGAAGATGGTTTACCAACAGATCATATAAATACGGTGTTTGTAGATGATGAGAACTTAATAGTAGGTACCAATAATGGCATAGCAATTTTACCAAAAAAGAAAGAAAGCATACCGCAATTATTAGATGTCTACATTGATAAAGCCAAGTATAATAAAAAGCATATAACTACAGATAACGCTACATTTAAATATACAGAAAACAACAACGTCAATATAACAGTAGCAAATATCGATTTCTCAGAAAATAACACAGATTTTTTGTACGATTTTAAACTAGAGCCTTCTCAAAAAGAATGGACAACAACTAATACTAATATTTTTAACTTTAATAACTTACAACCAGATAGTTATATTTTTCATTTTAAATCTGGGAATATAAATAAGCAGTTACGGTTTACTATAAAACCATTGTGGTGGCAAACATTTTGGTTTAAAGGTTTAGTTATATTGTTTGGTGTTTTTTTAGTAGCGTTAATTTCTAGATTTTTTGTGAGACGTTCTCAATTTAAAAAAAATCAAAAAATTTTTGAAGATAAACGCTTAAGCGAATTACAGCTAAAAGCACTACGCTCGCAAATGAATCCACATTTTGTATTCAACTCGCTTTCTGCAATACAATATTATATTGGTGAAAATGATTTTGAGGCTTCAGAAACCTATTTAGTAAAGTTTTCCAAGCTTATTCGTCAATTTTTTGAACTTTCTAAAGAAAATGAAATTTCTTTGGCTATAGAAATAAGCTTGCTAAACAATTACTTAGAAATAGAAAAACTTCGTTTTAAAGAAAAACTAAATTTCACTATAAATGTAGATCCTAGTTTAGATAAGGAAAATACAAAAATACCAACCATGTTATTACAGCCAATAGTAGAAAATGCTGTAAATCATGGCGTTTTTAATAAAATGGAAAATGGGTTGGTAGCATTGCGTTTTATTTATATAGATACCCAAACATTTAAAGTCGAAATTATAGATGATGGCGTAGGTTTTGTTAACACAAAAAAGCGACAAAATAAAAATGTTAAGTCGTCTAACGTTTTAAAAGATAGATTGCATTTTTTAAATTATTCCGAAAAATGGCAAATCAGTTATAAAGAAGAAGAAGTACATCCAAATAAAAAGGATAAAGGCAATAAATCGGTTTTTTTAATTAAGATAATTAAATGA
- a CDS encoding T9SS type A sorting domain-containing protein, which produces MKKTLLLLALIIVSVTQAQTVLIPNGGFNTDTSGWSVTGTDITISAYAGEMYFNISGIYTRDFLLDSPSFYLEANKTYKLYTDYRNVQNDIMMGDIPLGGFYGVSLKDVNGNTVHNVGLGTCQTGGYLDSCNSQNFTVISSGTYYLEFDGQYGPEQEFIVDNVGFREIIINTFSGAVTLDVNNDGCATSSATVENYPIQVNETNSNTSYNVFTDVNGAFTVETQNITGNFVTQTNHAIYDASPINYTNVVTAGVNDFTNQDFCITPNTIANDVLVNIIPTTQARPGFNTAYQIKYTNLGSTTLSGAVDLSYDNTSVTYLNASTTPDATTASSLSWNYVNLIPLETRTIDVHFNVFTPPTVNNGDVLAYTTSITPIAGDTTPANNTYTFNQITIGSYDPNDVTILEGPLISETQADDYLAVIIRFQNTGTASAINITVENTLDAFFDWSTFQPIAASHNYSTVISNSNEVDFVFNGINLADSTTDEPGSHGWVFYRIKPKSTFVIGDVISNKADIYFDYNLPIITNTATTEIDATLSVNEIAVNENLFTVFPNPTKNKITVSIEAEAAYSIVSVNGQVIKQGQLQKGDNTLNTSNLSNGLYFLQVRTKEGVSIKKIIKQ; this is translated from the coding sequence ATGAAGAAAACACTACTATTACTTGCTTTGATTATTGTAAGTGTAACACAAGCGCAAACGGTATTAATCCCTAATGGAGGATTTAATACAGATACTTCTGGTTGGAGTGTTACTGGAACAGATATTACTATTAGTGCTTATGCAGGCGAAATGTATTTTAATATTTCTGGTATATATACTAGAGATTTTTTATTAGATTCTCCTTCATTTTATTTGGAAGCAAATAAAACCTACAAATTATATACCGATTACCGAAATGTACAGAATGATATAATGATGGGAGATATCCCATTGGGTGGATTTTATGGTGTTAGTTTGAAGGATGTTAATGGTAATACAGTCCATAATGTTGGATTAGGTACTTGCCAGACAGGCGGCTATTTAGATTCTTGTAATTCTCAAAATTTTACAGTTATATCTAGCGGAACATATTATCTTGAATTTGATGGACAATATGGTCCAGAGCAAGAGTTTATAGTAGATAATGTAGGTTTTAGAGAGATTATTATTAATACTTTTAGTGGTGCAGTTACTTTAGATGTTAATAATGATGGTTGTGCTACATCTAGTGCAACAGTAGAAAATTATCCTATTCAAGTAAACGAAACAAACTCAAATACCAGTTATAATGTATTTACCGATGTTAATGGAGCGTTTACAGTAGAAACACAAAACATAACAGGAAACTTTGTAACACAAACAAATCATGCGATTTATGATGCAAGTCCGATAAACTACACCAATGTAGTTACTGCAGGTGTTAATGATTTTACAAATCAAGATTTTTGTATCACACCAAATACCATTGCAAACGATGTACTTGTTAATATAATACCTACAACACAAGCTAGGCCAGGTTTTAATACGGCTTATCAAATAAAGTATACCAATTTAGGGAGTACTACCTTAAGCGGAGCTGTAGATTTGAGTTATGATAATACCAGTGTTACGTATTTAAATGCATCTACAACTCCAGATGCAACAACAGCAAGTTCTTTAAGTTGGAATTATGTAAACTTAATACCATTAGAAACAAGAACTATAGATGTTCATTTTAATGTTTTTACACCACCAACAGTAAACAATGGCGATGTTTTAGCGTACACGACTTCGATTACTCCAATAGCTGGAGATACTACACCAGCAAATAATACCTATACTTTTAATCAGATTACTATTGGTTCTTATGATCCTAATGATGTAACCATTCTGGAAGGGCCGTTAATTTCTGAAACGCAAGCAGATGATTATTTAGCGGTAATTATTAGGTTTCAGAATACAGGAACAGCTTCAGCAATTAATATTACTGTAGAAAATACTTTAGATGCTTTTTTTGATTGGAGCACTTTTCAGCCAATAGCAGCAAGCCATAACTATAGTACCGTTATTAGTAATAGTAATGAAGTAGATTTTGTTTTTAACGGTATTAATCTAGCAGATAGTACAACAGATGAACCGGGAAGTCATGGTTGGGTTTTTTATAGAATAAAACCAAAAAGTACGTTTGTTATAGGAGATGTTATTTCAAATAAAGCAGATATTTATTTTGATTATAATTTGCCAATTATTACCAACACTGCAACTACAGAGATAGATGCTACACTTTCAGTAAATGAAATTGCTGTTAACGAAAATTTATTTACTGTTTTTCCGAATCCTACAAAAAATAAGATTACTGTATCTATTGAAGCAGAAGCTGCTTATAGTATCGTTTCTGTAAATGGGCAAGTAATTAAACAAGGACAGCTTCAAAAAGGAGATAACACATTAAATACTTCTAATCTATCTAACGGTTTGTACTTTTTACAAGTAAGAACGAAGGAAGGTGTTTCCATTAAAAAAATTATTAAGCAATAA
- a CDS encoding patatin family protein, protein MRALVISGGGSKGAFAGGVAQYLIEHEKREYDMYLGTSTGSLLVPHLALNDVGKLYDMFTNVSQHNIFSVNPFVQHKKDGREYVSINYVNSIWQFIKRKRTFGESKSLRRHIKRNFTEQEFNAIIKSGKDVVVTVSNLSKNRVEYKSIKEFSYEAFCNWIWISCNYIPFMSLAKVDGFEYADGAFGCVVPIREAVKRGATEIDAIILESENMEYNKVLGKNPFSLMLNLFGHLLDQVEKSDIAIGKLAAKHRNVKLNLYYTPTKLTENSLIFSKKLMTAWWLDGFLYAEDKHGKDSSTVAVKY, encoded by the coding sequence ATGCGAGCATTAGTAATATCTGGCGGAGGAAGTAAAGGTGCTTTTGCCGGCGGAGTAGCGCAATATTTAATAGAACATGAAAAACGCGAGTACGATATGTATTTGGGGACTTCTACAGGGAGCTTGTTAGTGCCGCATTTGGCGTTAAATGATGTTGGTAAGCTGTATGATATGTTTACAAATGTGAGTCAGCATAATATTTTTAGCGTAAACCCTTTTGTGCAGCATAAGAAAGACGGAAGAGAATATGTTTCTATTAATTATGTGAATTCTATTTGGCAGTTTATTAAGCGAAAAAGAACTTTTGGAGAAAGTAAAAGCTTGCGAAGACATATCAAGCGAAACTTTACGGAACAGGAGTTTAACGCGATTATAAAAAGCGGAAAAGATGTAGTGGTAACGGTTTCTAATCTTTCTAAAAATAGAGTAGAGTATAAGTCTATTAAAGAGTTTAGTTATGAAGCGTTTTGTAACTGGATCTGGATTTCTTGTAACTATATTCCGTTTATGTCTTTAGCAAAAGTAGATGGTTTTGAATATGCAGATGGTGCTTTTGGTTGTGTAGTGCCTATACGTGAAGCGGTTAAGCGTGGTGCGACAGAAATTGATGCAATTATATTGGAAAGTGAAAATATGGAGTACAATAAGGTGCTTGGTAAAAACCCTTTTTCATTGATGTTGAATTTATTTGGACACTTATTAGATCAGGTAGAAAAAAGTGATATTGCTATTGGTAAGTTGGCAGCAAAGCACAGAAACGTAAAGCTGAATTTATACTATACACCAACAAAGCTTACAGAAAACTCTTTGATATTTAGTAAAAAACTAATGACTGCCTGGTGGTTAGATGGTTTTTTGTATGCAGAAGATAAGCATGGCAAAGATTCTAGTACGGTTGCGGTAAAGTATTAA
- a CDS encoding LytTR family DNA-binding domain-containing protein translates to MSNITAILVDDEVSNLKGLQRKMEKLFPNVQITGAFQKPEDAIEAIQQQEPNILFLDIEMPRISGFELLAKLNKINFQVIFVTAYNEYALEAFKKNAIDYVLKPIDNDDLVEAVHKAIDLVKLKKESENNSKLVTLLEENIAKNNKIIVPTQKGVSFIPQDEVLHLEGYEGYTKIHLINNTTIISSYNLGKFEKLLNTKFFKCHKSHIINLDKVRHFENEGYVVLDNTYRVPISKTNRKAFLSLFS, encoded by the coding sequence ATGAGTAATATAACAGCCATATTGGTAGATGATGAGGTTTCAAACTTAAAGGGGTTACAACGTAAAATGGAAAAACTGTTTCCTAATGTTCAAATTACTGGCGCTTTTCAAAAACCAGAAGATGCCATAGAAGCTATTCAGCAACAAGAACCAAATATTCTATTTTTAGATATTGAAATGCCTAGAATTAGTGGTTTTGAGTTACTTGCTAAATTAAATAAAATCAATTTTCAAGTTATTTTTGTAACGGCTTATAACGAATATGCTTTGGAAGCTTTTAAAAAAAATGCTATAGATTATGTTTTAAAACCTATAGATAATGACGATTTAGTGGAAGCTGTACATAAAGCAATCGATCTTGTGAAATTAAAAAAGGAAAGTGAAAACAATTCGAAATTAGTTACCTTATTAGAAGAAAATATAGCTAAAAACAATAAGATAATAGTACCAACGCAAAAAGGAGTTTCTTTTATACCACAAGATGAGGTGTTGCATTTAGAAGGTTATGAAGGGTATACCAAAATTCATTTAATAAATAATACGACAATAATAAGTTCTTACAATTTAGGTAAGTTTGAAAAATTACTAAACACCAAATTTTTTAAATGCCATAAATCGCACATTATAAATCTTGATAAAGTGCGTCATTTTGAAAATGAAGGATATGTGGTTTTAGATAATACGTACCGGGTACCAATATCTAAAACCAATAGAAAGGCCTTTTTAAGTTTGTTTAGTTAG
- a CDS encoding FMN-binding glutamate synthase family protein, producing METLFNFLSAISWWMWIIIGLVLVAIRDVFVQKSHTISHNFPIVGHVRYLFESIGPEIRQYFVANNREELPFNRIERGWIYASAKHENNYEGFGTDRDIYAHQHIFINNAMMPYEIGPNHPNTIDHCFLPCAKIMGEFNQRKKPFRPASVINVSAMSFGSLSAKAVESMNKGIKIAGAYHNTGEGGLSPHHSHGGDVVFHFGTGYFGVRAADGGFSMEKLIKLVEDNPFIRAIEVKLSQGAKPGKGGVLPGAKITPEIAKIRGVEVGKDVLSPPNHKAFSNVPEMLDFIEQIAEATGLPVGIKAAIGKLEQWEELADIMKATGKGPDFITVDGGEGGTGAAPPSFADHVSLPWVYGFGDLYKLFQRKGLSERIVFIGSGKLGFPAKAAMAFAMGADCINVAREAMMSIGCIQAQVCHTNKCPSGVATQSKWLQSGIDPTLKSVRLAQYFKTFRKEFIEITHAAGYEHPCEFTMNDIEINVDDHNLSKELSGTYGYEKTPVPFNGMKSLQDCMYLGGNKTN from the coding sequence ATGGAAACTCTTTTCAATTTTTTAAGTGCTATATCTTGGTGGATGTGGATAATCATAGGTTTAGTATTAGTAGCTATTCGAGATGTCTTTGTTCAAAAATCACACACGATTAGCCATAACTTTCCTATTGTTGGTCATGTTCGTTATCTGTTTGAAAGCATCGGACCAGAAATTCGTCAATATTTTGTTGCTAACAACAGAGAAGAGCTACCATTCAATCGCATTGAACGTGGTTGGATTTACGCTTCTGCAAAACACGAAAATAACTACGAAGGTTTTGGTACCGATAGAGATATTTATGCACACCAACATATTTTTATCAATAATGCGATGATGCCTTATGAAATTGGTCCAAACCATCCAAATACTATAGATCATTGCTTTTTACCTTGTGCAAAAATAATGGGTGAATTTAACCAACGTAAAAAACCATTTAGACCAGCTTCGGTAATTAATGTTTCTGCTATGAGTTTTGGTTCTCTTTCAGCTAAAGCTGTGGAATCTATGAATAAAGGTATTAAAATTGCTGGTGCTTATCATAATACAGGTGAAGGAGGTTTATCTCCACACCACAGTCATGGTGGAGATGTTGTTTTTCATTTTGGAACAGGATATTTTGGTGTTCGCGCGGCAGATGGCGGTTTTTCTATGGAAAAGTTAATAAAACTAGTAGAGGACAATCCTTTTATTCGTGCTATTGAAGTAAAACTTTCACAAGGAGCAAAACCAGGAAAAGGAGGTGTTTTACCAGGAGCTAAAATAACTCCAGAAATAGCTAAAATTAGAGGAGTTGAAGTTGGTAAAGATGTACTATCTCCGCCAAATCACAAGGCATTTAGTAATGTTCCTGAAATGTTAGATTTTATTGAGCAAATTGCAGAAGCAACAGGATTACCCGTTGGTATTAAAGCGGCAATAGGGAAATTAGAGCAATGGGAAGAACTAGCAGATATTATGAAAGCTACAGGAAAAGGTCCTGATTTCATTACTGTTGATGGTGGTGAAGGCGGTACAGGAGCAGCTCCTCCAAGTTTTGCAGATCACGTGAGTTTACCATGGGTTTACGGTTTTGGAGATTTATATAAATTATTTCAACGTAAAGGCCTAAGCGAACGTATTGTATTTATTGGAAGTGGTAAATTAGGTTTTCCCGCTAAAGCTGCAATGGCTTTTGCAATGGGAGCAGATTGTATAAATGTTGCTCGAGAAGCTATGATGAGTATAGGTTGTATACAAGCACAAGTATGTCATACTAATAAATGTCCAAGTGGTGTTGCTACGCAAAGTAAATGGTTACAAAGCGGTATAGATCCTACTTTAAAATCGGTACGATTAGCACAATATTTTAAAACATTTAGAAAAGAGTTTATCGAAATCACACATGCTGCTGGATATGAGCATCCTTGCGAGTTTACAATGAATGATATTGAAATTAATGTAGATGATCATAACTTATCTAAAGAACTAAGTGGAACTTATGGTTACGAAAAAACTCCTGTTCCTTTTAATGGTATGAAAAGTTTACAAGATTGTATGTATTTAGGTGGAAATAAAACTAACTAA